In the Verrucomicrobiia bacterium genome, one interval contains:
- a CDS encoding metalloregulator ArsR/SmtB family transcription factor: MPSLLKCLRALDDATRLRILALLAREELSVQELQSITRLGQSRISTHLGLLQEAGFLVSRREGKRTFYRAATPAEPALQELMQLAARGAAELPEAGADAANLRRILAQRRQQTRLYFNQVAGRFDRSYGPGRSWQAFGQMLLRLLPPLTVADLGSGEGLMSELLALRCKRVIAVDNSPKMVAYGARKARKNGLKNLEFRLGDLQEPPIAAASVDVVVLSQALHHAEDPQRALQSAHRILRPGGQLMILDLAAHRFEQARELYGDRWLGFRESDLQQWLEAAGFEKIEIQVVAREEQPPHFETLLAAAGKGGKAP, encoded by the coding sequence ATGCCGTCACTCCTGAAATGCCTGCGTGCCCTGGATGACGCCACCCGCCTGCGCATTCTGGCGCTGCTGGCGCGGGAGGAGCTGAGCGTGCAGGAGCTGCAGAGCATCACGCGGCTGGGGCAGTCGCGCATCTCCACCCATCTGGGCCTGCTGCAGGAGGCCGGTTTTCTGGTGTCGCGGCGGGAGGGCAAGCGGACGTTTTACCGGGCGGCCACGCCCGCGGAGCCGGCGCTGCAGGAGCTGATGCAACTGGCGGCGCGGGGGGCGGCGGAATTGCCGGAGGCCGGCGCGGATGCGGCGAATCTGCGGCGGATTCTGGCGCAGCGGCGCCAGCAGACGCGGTTGTACTTCAACCAGGTGGCGGGGCGGTTTGACCGGAGTTACGGGCCGGGGCGCTCCTGGCAGGCCTTTGGGCAGATGCTGCTGCGGCTGCTGCCGCCGTTGACGGTGGCGGATCTGGGCAGCGGGGAGGGGTTGATGAGCGAGCTGCTCGCCCTGCGGTGCAAGCGGGTGATTGCGGTGGACAACTCGCCCAAGATGGTGGCGTATGGCGCGCGCAAGGCCCGCAAAAACGGGTTGAAGAATCTGGAGTTCCGCCTGGGGGATTTGCAGGAGCCGCCCATTGCCGCCGCCAGCGTGGATGTGGTGGTGTTGAGCCAGGCGTTGCATCATGCCGAGGATCCGCAGCGCGCCCTCCAGAGCGCCCACCGGATTTTGCGGCCCGGGGGGCAGCTTATGATACTGGACCTGGCGGCCCACCGCTTCGAGCAGGCGCGGGAGCTGTATGGGGATCGCTGGCTGGGGTTTCGCGAGAGCGATTTGCAGCAGTGGCTGGAGGCGGCGGGTTTTGAGAAGATCGAAATCCAGGTGGTGGCGCGGGAGGAGCAACCGCCGCATTTTGAGACCCTGCTGGCGGCGGCGGGGAAAGGCGGCAAGGCGCCGTGA
- the ahcY gene encoding adenosylhomocysteinase: MTDRKRKLPKIQNMDFKVKDLSLAEWGRKTIQIAEHEMPGLMAIRAKYGPRKPLKGVRITGSLHMTIETAVLIETLVELGASVRWASCNIFSTQDHAAAAVAAAGISVFAWKGETLEDYWQCTLDALTHPGGKGPQLVVDDGGDATLLIHKGYELEEGSDWVKSPSASREEQIIKNLLKRVAKERPGFWHEVVKEWKGVSEETTTGVHRLYQMLQAGKLLVPAINVNDSVTKSKFDNLYGCRESLADGIKRATDVMVAGKVAVVCGYGDVGKGSAHSLRGFGARVIVTEIDPINALQAAMEGFEVTTVEETLGRADIYVTATGNCDVITLEHLQKMKDQAIVCNIGHFDNEIQVDRLNAAPGVKKINIKPQVDKYVFPDGHCIYLLAEGRLVNLGCATGHPSFVMSNSFTNQCLAQMDLWANRDRYTVGVYRLPKKLDEEVARLHLEKIGVKLTKLTQKQADYIGVPVDGPYKPEHYRY, translated from the coding sequence ATGACCGACCGCAAACGCAAACTCCCCAAAATCCAGAACATGGATTTCAAGGTCAAAGACCTCTCCCTCGCCGAATGGGGGCGCAAAACCATCCAGATCGCCGAGCATGAAATGCCCGGCCTCATGGCCATCCGCGCCAAGTACGGCCCGCGCAAACCCCTCAAAGGCGTGCGCATCACCGGCTCGCTCCACATGACCATCGAAACGGCCGTCCTCATCGAAACCCTCGTCGAGCTGGGCGCCAGCGTGCGCTGGGCCAGTTGCAACATCTTCTCCACCCAGGACCACGCCGCCGCCGCCGTCGCCGCCGCCGGCATCAGCGTCTTTGCCTGGAAGGGCGAAACCCTCGAGGATTACTGGCAATGCACCCTCGACGCCCTCACCCACCCCGGCGGCAAAGGCCCGCAGCTCGTCGTGGACGACGGCGGCGATGCCACCCTCCTCATCCACAAGGGCTACGAGCTGGAGGAGGGCAGCGACTGGGTCAAATCCCCCAGCGCCAGCCGCGAGGAGCAAATCATCAAAAACCTCCTTAAACGTGTGGCCAAAGAACGCCCCGGCTTCTGGCATGAAGTCGTCAAGGAGTGGAAGGGCGTCAGCGAGGAAACCACCACCGGCGTGCATCGCCTCTACCAGATGCTCCAGGCCGGCAAACTCCTCGTCCCCGCCATCAATGTCAACGACTCCGTCACCAAGAGCAAATTTGACAACCTCTACGGCTGCCGCGAATCACTGGCCGACGGCATCAAGCGCGCCACCGATGTCATGGTGGCCGGCAAGGTGGCCGTCGTCTGCGGTTATGGCGACGTGGGCAAAGGCAGCGCCCACTCGTTGCGCGGCTTTGGCGCGCGGGTGATCGTCACCGAAATTGACCCCATCAACGCCCTCCAGGCCGCCATGGAAGGTTTTGAAGTGACCACCGTCGAGGAAACCCTCGGCCGGGCCGACATCTACGTCACCGCCACCGGCAACTGCGACGTCATCACCCTCGAGCATCTGCAGAAGATGAAAGACCAGGCCATCGTCTGCAACATCGGCCACTTCGACAACGAAATCCAGGTGGACCGCCTCAACGCCGCCCCCGGCGTCAAGAAAATCAACATCAAACCCCAGGTGGACAAATACGTGTTCCCCGACGGCCATTGCATCTATCTCCTGGCCGAAGGCCGCCTCGTCAACCTGGGTTGCGCCACCGGCCATCCCAGCTTCGTCATGTCCAATTCCTTCACCAACCAATGCCTGGCGCAGATGGACCTCTGGGCCAACCGCGACCGCTACACCGTGGGCGTCTATCGCCTGCCCAAAAAGCTGGATGAGGAAGTGGCCCGCCTGCACCTGGAAAAAATCGGCGTCAAACTCACCAAGCTCACGCAAAAACAGGCCGATTACATTGGCGTGCCCGTGGACGGCCCCTACAAGCCCGAGCATTATCGGTACTGA
- a CDS encoding malate dehydrogenase, whose amino-acid sequence MTKQPIRVAVTGAAGQIGYSLVFRIASGALFGPEQPVILHLIEIEPALPALNGVVMELEDCAFPLLKGVVPTASLEEGFKGVNWALLVGSVPRKAGMERKDLLGINGKIFVGQGQALQKHAASDVRILVVGNPCNTNCLIAMNNAREIPADRWFAMTKLDENRAKAQLAKKASVDVTQVTHMAIWGNHSSTMYPDYFNARISGRPVTDVISHVAWFTETFIPTVQQRGAAIIKARGLSSAASAANAAIDTVRCLTTPTPAGDCFSVAVCSDGSYGIEKGLIFSYPIRCNGQKWEIIQGLPLNEFSRQKIAATEQELKEERAMVAELLPKA is encoded by the coding sequence ATGACTAAACAACCGATTCGCGTGGCTGTGACCGGCGCCGCCGGCCAGATTGGCTATTCCCTGGTGTTTCGCATTGCGTCCGGCGCCCTGTTTGGGCCGGAGCAGCCGGTCATTCTGCATTTGATTGAAATTGAACCGGCGTTGCCGGCATTGAATGGCGTGGTGATGGAGCTGGAGGATTGCGCTTTTCCGCTGCTGAAGGGCGTGGTGCCGACGGCGAGTCTGGAGGAGGGATTCAAGGGGGTCAACTGGGCCTTGCTGGTGGGCAGTGTGCCGCGCAAGGCGGGGATGGAACGCAAGGATTTGCTGGGCATCAATGGCAAGATTTTCGTGGGGCAGGGGCAGGCGTTGCAGAAGCATGCGGCCAGTGATGTGCGCATCCTGGTGGTGGGCAACCCGTGCAACACCAACTGTCTCATTGCAATGAACAACGCGCGCGAAATCCCGGCGGACCGCTGGTTTGCCATGACCAAGCTGGATGAGAACCGGGCCAAGGCGCAACTGGCGAAAAAAGCGAGCGTGGACGTGACGCAGGTGACGCACATGGCCATCTGGGGGAATCATTCCTCGACGATGTACCCGGATTATTTCAATGCGCGCATCAGCGGGCGGCCGGTGACGGATGTCATTTCCCACGTGGCCTGGTTCACGGAGACGTTCATTCCCACCGTGCAGCAGCGCGGGGCGGCGATCATCAAGGCGCGCGGGCTTTCCAGCGCCGCCAGCGCGGCCAACGCGGCGATTGACACGGTGCGCTGCCTGACCACCCCCACGCCGGCGGGCGACTGTTTCAGCGTGGCGGTGTGCTCGGATGGGAGCTATGGCATTGAGAAGGGACTAATCTTTTCCTACCCGATTCGTTGCAACGGCCAGAAATGGGAGATCATTCAGGGGCTGCCGTTGAATGAGTTCAGCCGCCAGAAAATCGCCGCCACGGAGCAGGAGCTCAAGGAGGAGCGCGCCATGGTGGCTGAGCTGCTGCCCAAGGCGTAA
- the thrS gene encoding threonine--tRNA ligase yields the protein MAEQAQAGERKSLEQRNQMSELERLRHSCAHVMATAILRLWPDAQFAYGPPVENGFYYDLECAHRITPEDFPRIEEEMRKEIKANHPFEKIVVTREQAIRDAQSGRLGALSERPGQPSKFKLDLLNQIPEGEPISYYRNGDFIDLCAGPHVMRTGNIGAFKLTSVASAYYKGDERNPQLQRIYGTAFKNKTQLEEWLKMQEEAKKRDHRKIGTEMGLFFMDPEYTGPGMPLWLPKGTVLVEELEKLAKETEFAAGYVRVRTPHVAREKMYLTSGHLPYYAESMFPPMELKGEEGEAGGEGAGAAVSRYYLKAMNCPHHHRIFAAEPRSYRDLPLRLAEYGCCYRYEQSGELFGLMRVRSLNMNDAHIYCTEEQFAEEFKAVNEMYLKYFKIFGLEKYVMRFSTHDPARLGQKFVNEPELWLKTEAMVRRVLQESGINFVEVPNEAAFYGPKIDVQVWSAIGREFTIATNQVDFAVPKRFGLEYRDRDNTMKTPLCIHRAPLGTHERFIGFLIEHYAGNFPLWLAPEQVRVLPVTEAQLEYGRSLVQELRGQQVRAELEFSNDKLMGRIQRAEEARVHHILVVGGREQAANAVAVRVHGKGQQGVRPREEVVREILEKIRLRAAD from the coding sequence ATGGCAGAGCAAGCACAAGCTGGCGAACGCAAGAGTTTGGAACAACGCAACCAGATGTCGGAGCTGGAGCGGCTGCGGCACTCCTGCGCGCATGTGATGGCCACGGCGATATTGCGGTTGTGGCCGGACGCGCAGTTTGCCTACGGCCCGCCGGTGGAGAATGGTTTTTATTACGATCTGGAATGCGCGCATCGCATCACGCCGGAGGATTTTCCCCGCATTGAGGAGGAGATGCGCAAGGAGATCAAGGCGAACCACCCGTTTGAGAAGATCGTGGTCACGCGCGAGCAGGCCATCCGGGACGCGCAGAGCGGGCGGCTGGGGGCGTTGAGCGAGCGGCCGGGGCAGCCGAGCAAGTTCAAGCTGGATCTGCTGAACCAGATTCCGGAGGGGGAGCCGATTTCGTACTACCGGAACGGGGATTTCATTGATCTGTGCGCGGGGCCGCATGTGATGCGGACGGGCAACATTGGCGCGTTCAAGCTGACGAGCGTGGCCAGCGCCTATTACAAGGGGGACGAGCGGAATCCGCAGTTGCAGCGGATTTACGGCACCGCCTTCAAGAACAAGACGCAGCTTGAGGAATGGCTCAAGATGCAGGAGGAGGCCAAAAAGCGGGATCATCGCAAGATTGGGACGGAGATGGGCCTGTTTTTCATGGATCCGGAATACACCGGGCCGGGGATGCCGTTGTGGCTGCCGAAGGGGACGGTGCTGGTGGAGGAGCTGGAGAAGCTGGCGAAGGAAACGGAGTTTGCCGCGGGGTATGTGCGGGTGCGCACGCCGCATGTGGCCCGGGAAAAGATGTACCTGACCAGCGGGCATCTGCCGTACTACGCGGAGAGCATGTTTCCGCCGATGGAATTGAAGGGCGAGGAGGGCGAGGCGGGGGGGGAGGGGGCCGGGGCGGCGGTGAGCCGGTACTATCTCAAGGCGATGAACTGCCCGCATCATCACCGCATTTTTGCGGCGGAGCCGCGCAGTTACCGGGATCTGCCGCTGCGGCTGGCGGAGTACGGCTGCTGTTACCGGTATGAGCAGTCCGGCGAGTTGTTCGGCCTGATGCGCGTGCGTTCGTTGAACATGAACGATGCGCACATCTACTGCACGGAGGAGCAGTTTGCCGAGGAGTTCAAGGCCGTGAACGAGATGTACCTGAAATACTTCAAGATTTTCGGCCTGGAGAAGTACGTGATGCGCTTCAGCACGCACGATCCGGCGCGGCTGGGACAGAAGTTTGTGAACGAGCCGGAGCTGTGGTTGAAAACCGAGGCCATGGTGCGGCGGGTGTTGCAGGAGAGCGGGATCAACTTTGTGGAGGTGCCCAACGAGGCGGCGTTTTACGGGCCGAAGATTGACGTGCAGGTGTGGAGCGCCATCGGGCGCGAGTTCACCATTGCCACCAACCAGGTGGACTTTGCGGTGCCGAAGCGGTTTGGCCTGGAGTACCGGGATCGGGACAATACGATGAAAACGCCGCTGTGCATCCACCGCGCGCCGCTGGGCACGCATGAGCGGTTCATCGGCTTTTTGATTGAGCACTACGCCGGCAATTTCCCGTTGTGGCTGGCGCCGGAGCAGGTGCGGGTGCTGCCGGTGACCGAGGCGCAGCTCGAGTACGGGCGCAGCCTGGTGCAGGAGTTGCGCGGGCAGCAGGTGCGGGCCGAGCTGGAGTTCAGCAACGACAAGCTCATGGGGCGCATCCAGCGCGCCGAGGAGGCCCGGGTGCATCACATCCTGGTGGTGGGCGGCCGGGAGCAGGCGGCCAACGCGGTGGCGGTGCGGGTGCACGGCAAGGGCCAGCAGGGCGTGCGGCCGCGCGAGGAAGTGGTGCGGGAGATTCTGGAGAAAATCCGGCTGCGGGCGGCGGATTAA
- a CDS encoding alginate export family protein → MAWGATGNSQPGLVNQWLREQSPAAEKWDLGAQFRVRYEVKENAGVTANRDFLRNLANDNDWLLFRTKVHLGWTPCDWVTLFAQGRDSTVHSDVRSPSPDRDRFDLYQAYVNLGRPKAFPLTLKIGRQELAYGDERFIGVSDWSNVPRTFDAAKLRLHGGDKWWVDAWAGRVVLPYNRHFNVANDYDWFFGLYASARGVVPKWETEAYLVSRNVSAGSPTAITPTLGGPGPRDLYMPGVRVKSLPGAYGPWDFSVELAGQLGSINQGGLRRDLYAFGGGVCGGYTFKEAWASPRLALGYDFGTGDENPADGEVNTFQSLFGTNHRFYGTMDLFGGWNMHIPRANVTLKPVKNLTLTAEVLGFFLASDQDYLYTVTGAARVGNGYGINTQAGRFVGTEIDVVANFNPTPWVNLQMGYGHFFVGDYLRDTAALVPANGGTVGAHWFYVQAIMKF, encoded by the coding sequence ATGGCTTGGGGCGCCACGGGCAACAGCCAGCCGGGCCTGGTCAATCAATGGTTGCGGGAGCAATCGCCCGCGGCGGAGAAATGGGACCTGGGCGCGCAATTCCGTGTCCGTTATGAGGTCAAGGAAAACGCCGGGGTCACCGCCAACCGGGATTTCCTGCGCAATCTGGCGAATGACAATGACTGGCTGCTCTTCCGCACCAAGGTGCATCTGGGGTGGACGCCCTGCGATTGGGTCACCCTGTTTGCGCAGGGCCGCGACAGCACGGTGCATAGCGATGTGCGCTCGCCGTCGCCGGATCGCGATCGTTTTGACCTCTATCAGGCCTATGTGAATCTGGGCCGGCCCAAGGCCTTTCCCCTGACCTTAAAAATCGGCCGGCAGGAGCTGGCCTATGGGGACGAGCGCTTCATTGGGGTGAGCGACTGGAGCAATGTCCCCCGTACCTTCGACGCCGCCAAGCTCCGCCTGCACGGCGGGGACAAGTGGTGGGTGGATGCCTGGGCCGGGCGGGTGGTGCTGCCCTACAACCGCCATTTTAATGTGGCCAATGATTATGACTGGTTCTTTGGCCTCTACGCCTCGGCGCGCGGCGTGGTGCCCAAGTGGGAGACGGAGGCTTATCTGGTATCGCGCAACGTGAGTGCCGGCTCCCCGACGGCGATCACGCCGACCCTTGGCGGGCCGGGGCCGCGCGACCTTTACATGCCCGGCGTGCGGGTCAAGTCCCTGCCGGGGGCGTACGGTCCGTGGGATTTTTCGGTGGAGCTGGCCGGCCAACTGGGCAGCATCAATCAAGGCGGGCTGCGGCGTGATTTGTACGCCTTTGGCGGGGGGGTCTGCGGGGGGTACACGTTCAAGGAGGCCTGGGCCAGCCCGCGGCTGGCGTTGGGCTACGACTTTGGCACGGGGGACGAGAATCCGGCGGACGGGGAGGTGAACACCTTTCAGAGCCTGTTTGGCACCAATCACCGGTTTTATGGCACCATGGACTTGTTTGGGGGGTGGAACATGCACATACCGCGGGCCAATGTGACGCTCAAGCCGGTGAAAAACCTGACGCTCACCGCGGAGGTGCTGGGCTTCTTTCTGGCCAGTGACCAGGACTATCTTTACACGGTGACCGGCGCCGCGCGGGTGGGCAATGGCTACGGCATCAACACCCAGGCGGGCCGCTTTGTGGGCACGGAGATTGATGTGGTGGCCAATTTTAATCCCACGCCCTGGGTCAATCTGCAGATGGGCTATGGGCATTTCTTCGTGGGGGATTACTTGCGCGACACGGCGGCGCTGGTGCCGGCCAACGGGGGCACGGTGGGGGCGCACTGGTTCTACGTGCAGGCCATCATGAAGTTCTAA
- a CDS encoding Sb-PDE family phosphodiesterase, which produces MKPALVILLGMGLLCAPGQVGAHEPVTRARTEIRLPNLPGLLTLKCDFHIHTVFSDGLVWPTVRSEEAWREGLDAIAITDHIEYQPHKADVSTNHNRAYDIAKPAGEALELMVIRGSEITRRMPPGHLNAIFLTNSTPLATSNWLDAVAAAHAQGAFIFWNHPGWEAQTTNGLVLWYPEHTQLLERGMLHGIEVVNGRSYYPEAHRWAIEKNLAMISNSDIHAPLNLDYHVHDGDLRPVTLVFAAERTPAALKKALFARQTAVLAMNRLIGDEKFLRPLFERSLRFNKPQYEIRGRGRALAQIANDSSVDFVLERTGQIPELILPPKLVLPAMKTVLLEMRASTNIVKGTHRLKLPYQVSNVLVGPAQPLQDALTVEIKFTPTSAK; this is translated from the coding sequence ATGAAACCCGCACTCGTCATTTTACTGGGGATGGGCCTGTTGTGCGCCCCCGGACAGGTGGGCGCGCATGAGCCGGTCACCCGTGCCCGCACCGAAATCCGCCTGCCCAACCTGCCGGGGCTGCTCACCTTGAAGTGCGATTTTCATATTCATACCGTGTTCTCCGATGGCCTCGTCTGGCCCACCGTCCGCTCCGAGGAGGCCTGGCGGGAGGGGCTGGATGCCATCGCCATCACCGACCACATCGAATATCAACCCCACAAAGCGGACGTCAGCACCAACCACAACCGGGCCTACGATATCGCCAAACCGGCCGGCGAGGCCCTGGAATTGATGGTGATCCGCGGCTCGGAAATCACCCGCCGCATGCCGCCAGGTCACCTGAACGCCATCTTCCTCACCAACTCCACCCCCCTGGCCACCAGCAACTGGCTGGACGCCGTGGCCGCCGCCCATGCCCAGGGCGCCTTCATTTTCTGGAATCACCCCGGCTGGGAAGCCCAAACCACCAATGGCCTCGTGTTATGGTATCCCGAGCACACCCAGCTCCTGGAGCGCGGCATGCTCCACGGCATCGAGGTGGTCAACGGCCGCTCCTACTATCCCGAAGCCCACCGCTGGGCCATCGAGAAAAATCTCGCCATGATCAGCAACTCGGACATCCATGCGCCGCTGAATCTCGATTATCACGTGCACGACGGCGATCTGCGCCCCGTCACCCTCGTCTTCGCCGCCGAGCGCACCCCGGCCGCCCTCAAAAAGGCGCTCTTCGCCCGCCAGACGGCCGTCCTGGCCATGAACCGCCTCATCGGCGACGAAAAGTTCCTGCGGCCCCTCTTCGAGCGTTCCCTGCGTTTCAACAAACCCCAGTACGAAATCCGCGGCCGCGGGCGCGCCCTGGCCCAGATCGCCAACGACAGCTCCGTGGACTTTGTGCTCGAACGCACCGGCCAGATTCCAGAATTGATCCTCCCCCCCAAACTCGTGCTGCCCGCCATGAAAACCGTCCTGCTGGAAATGCGCGCCTCCACCAACATCGTCAAGGGCACCCACCGCCTCAAGCTGCCCTACCAGGTCAGCAATGTGCTCGTCGGCCCCGCGCAGCCCCTCCAGGACGCGCTCACGGTGGAAATCAAATTCACGCCCACCTCCGCCAAATAA
- the ruvX gene encoding Holliday junction resolvase RuvX, with product MRILALDHGTKRVGVAICDEMELIAQPLEYIPAEPFDQFLARLKTLIKEKEVELLVVGMPRNMDGSYGPAALKVKEFVAILKDALAVPIQTWDERLTTAQAQRLLIQGGVRRQQRKETVDRMAAAILLQSFLDARAQRPPSA from the coding sequence ATGCGCATTTTAGCCCTGGACCATGGGACGAAGCGGGTGGGTGTGGCCATTTGTGACGAAATGGAGCTGATAGCCCAGCCGCTGGAGTACATTCCGGCCGAGCCGTTTGATCAGTTTCTGGCCCGGCTCAAAACCCTGATCAAGGAAAAGGAGGTTGAGCTGCTGGTGGTGGGGATGCCCCGCAACATGGACGGCAGTTATGGCCCGGCGGCGTTGAAGGTGAAGGAGTTTGTGGCCATTCTCAAGGATGCGCTGGCTGTGCCCATACAAACCTGGGATGAGCGGCTTACCACGGCGCAGGCCCAGCGTTTGTTGATACAGGGCGGGGTGCGGCGGCAGCAGCGCAAGGAAACGGTGGACCGCATGGCGGCGGCCATTTTGCTGCAAAGTTTTCTGGATGCCCGCGCACAACGTCCCCCGAGCGCATGA
- a CDS encoding sulfatase, whose protein sequence is MAGLLAAAPRPNVVLILCDDLRWDTLSCAGHPHVKTPHIDRLAAEGVRFANAFCTTSLCSPSRASILSGLYAHAHGVLNNFTEFPAHLPNFPARLQAAGWRTAYIGKWHMGEDNDAPRPGFDYWISHKGQGKYYGTEFNVNGRRETPPGYYTRVVTDYALDFMLRQTPGHPFLLILGHKAPHSFYIPEPRYSNVFDQVEIKYPDTAFELEDKPAWVKQRLDTWHGIYGPLFEWRKQFPDRRPEAVKDFAAMIRAYWGTILSVDDSVGRIYEALRAVGQLDNTMIIFMGDNGLLNGEHGMVDKRTMHEPSIRIPLIVRYPPVFGRPRVVEPMVLTVDIAPTILDLCGLPPLPRTHGRSFKTLARTGGGPWRESFYYAYNYEQQFPYTPNVRGVRTAEWKYIHYPHGDGGPDRHLAELYHLRRDPEERHNLMGDPAQAARVRELRRELERLMRLAGAWPDKMPLDEGVKAELPDARIR, encoded by the coding sequence ATGGCGGGCCTCCTTGCCGCCGCGCCGCGTCCCAATGTGGTGCTCATATTGTGCGATGATCTGCGGTGGGACACGTTGAGCTGCGCGGGGCATCCGCATGTCAAGACGCCCCACATTGACCGGCTGGCGGCGGAAGGGGTGCGGTTTGCGAATGCCTTTTGCACCACCTCGCTGTGCTCGCCCAGCCGGGCGTCCATCTTGAGCGGGTTGTACGCGCACGCGCACGGGGTGTTGAATAATTTCACCGAGTTTCCCGCCCACCTGCCCAATTTCCCCGCCCGGCTGCAGGCCGCCGGGTGGCGCACGGCGTACATTGGCAAGTGGCACATGGGCGAGGACAATGACGCGCCGCGGCCGGGCTTTGATTACTGGATTTCGCACAAGGGGCAGGGGAAATATTACGGGACAGAGTTCAATGTGAACGGGCGGCGGGAGACGCCGCCGGGGTATTACACCCGGGTGGTGACCGATTATGCGCTGGATTTTATGCTGCGCCAGACGCCGGGCCATCCCTTTCTGTTGATTCTGGGCCACAAGGCGCCGCACAGCTTTTATATACCGGAGCCGCGATATTCCAACGTGTTTGATCAGGTCGAGATCAAGTACCCCGACACGGCGTTTGAACTGGAGGACAAGCCGGCGTGGGTGAAGCAGCGGCTGGACACCTGGCACGGGATTTACGGGCCGTTGTTTGAGTGGCGCAAACAGTTTCCCGACCGGCGGCCCGAGGCGGTGAAGGACTTTGCCGCGATGATCCGCGCCTACTGGGGGACGATCTTGAGCGTGGATGACAGTGTGGGGCGGATTTACGAAGCGTTGCGGGCCGTGGGGCAGTTGGACAACACCATGATCATCTTCATGGGGGACAATGGCCTGCTCAACGGCGAGCATGGCATGGTGGACAAACGCACCATGCACGAGCCCAGCATCCGCATTCCGCTGATTGTGCGCTACCCGCCGGTGTTTGGGCGGCCGCGGGTGGTGGAGCCGATGGTGTTGACGGTGGACATTGCCCCCACGATCCTGGATTTGTGCGGTCTGCCCCCGCTGCCCCGCACACACGGCCGCTCCTTCAAAACCCTCGCCCGCACCGGCGGCGGGCCGTGGCGCGAGTCGTTTTATTACGCCTATAATTACGAGCAGCAATTCCCTTACACGCCCAATGTGCGCGGGGTGCGCACCGCCGAATGGAAATACATCCATTATCCGCACGGCGACGGCGGGCCGGACCGGCACCTGGCCGAGTTGTATCATCTGCGGCGGGATCCGGAGGAGCGGCACAACCTGATGGGCGATCCGGCGCAGGCCGCCCGGGTGCGCGAGCTGCGCCGGGAGCTGGAGCGGTTGATGCGGCTGGCCGGGGCCTGGCCGGACAAGATGCCGCTCGATGAAGGCGTGAAGGCCGAGCTGCCCGATGCCCGGATTCGGTGA
- the metK gene encoding methionine adenosyltransferase, producing the protein MSKRFIFSSESVGEGHPDKVCDTISDYVLDACLKQDKFSRVACECYAKSNLVVVGGEITTQARLDFVAIARQAIRDIGYVHEDDVFHADKVFVINAITRQSPDIAQGVDARAAKGKKKAEQGAGDQGLMFGYACNETPELMPAPIMFAHRLGRKLTEIRKTSRNGRPLVPWLRPDAKSQVSVEYVDGRPTRITNVVISTQHTADVEHDEIEEFCIEEVIKKVLPADMLTRDTLYLINPTGRFVVGGPQGDTGLTGRKIIVDSYGGMGRHGGGAFSGKDPSKVDRSAAYMGRYVAKNIVAAGLADRCEIQFAYAIGYPDPVSVSVDTFGTGKVSEEAIARAVQEVFSFKPADIIKQLNLLRPIYSKTTNYGHFGKNDPELTWERTDKVAALKRALK; encoded by the coding sequence ATGAGCAAACGTTTTATTTTCTCCTCGGAATCCGTCGGCGAAGGCCACCCGGACAAGGTCTGCGACACCATTTCGGACTACGTGCTGGACGCCTGCCTCAAGCAGGACAAGTTCAGCCGCGTGGCCTGCGAGTGCTACGCCAAAAGCAACCTCGTGGTGGTCGGCGGCGAAATCACCACCCAGGCCCGCCTCGACTTCGTCGCCATCGCCCGCCAGGCCATCCGCGACATCGGCTACGTGCACGAGGATGACGTCTTTCATGCCGACAAGGTCTTTGTGATCAACGCCATCACCCGCCAAAGCCCCGACATCGCCCAGGGCGTGGACGCCCGCGCCGCCAAGGGCAAGAAAAAGGCGGAACAGGGCGCCGGCGACCAGGGGCTCATGTTCGGTTATGCCTGCAATGAAACCCCGGAGCTGATGCCCGCCCCCATCATGTTTGCCCACCGCCTGGGCCGCAAACTCACCGAAATCCGCAAAACCAGCAGAAACGGCCGCCCCCTCGTCCCCTGGCTGCGCCCCGACGCCAAAAGCCAGGTCTCCGTCGAATATGTGGACGGCCGCCCCACGCGCATCACCAACGTCGTCATCTCCACCCAGCACACCGCCGACGTCGAGCACGACGAAATCGAGGAGTTCTGCATCGAGGAAGTCATCAAAAAGGTGCTGCCCGCGGACATGCTCACCCGCGACACCCTCTACCTCATCAACCCCACCGGCCGCTTCGTCGTGGGCGGCCCCCAGGGCGATACCGGCCTGACCGGCCGCAAAATCATCGTGGATTCCTACGGCGGCATGGGCCGCCACGGCGGCGGCGCCTTCAGCGGCAAGGACCCCAGCAAGGTGGACCGCAGCGCCGCCTACATGGGCCGCTATGTGGCCAAAAACATCGTCGCCGCCGGCCTGGCCGACCGCTGCGAAATCCAGTTCGCCTACGCCATCGGCTACCCCGACCCGGTCTCCGTCTCGGTGGACACCTTCGGCACCGGCAAGGTCAGCGAGGAGGCCATCGCCCGCGCCGTGCAGGAAGTCTTCAGCTTCAAACCGGCGGACATCATCAAGCAACTCAACCTCCTGCGCCCCATCTATTCCAAGACCACCAACTATGGCCACTTCGGCAAAAACGATCCGGAGCTGACCTGGGAACGGACCGACAAGGTGGCGGCTTTGAAACGCGCCCTGAAATAA